One window from the genome of Hippopotamus amphibius kiboko isolate mHipAmp2 chromosome 13, mHipAmp2.hap2, whole genome shotgun sequence encodes:
- the LOC130835052 gene encoding LOW QUALITY PROTEIN: 60S ribosomal protein L30-like (The sequence of the model RefSeq protein was modified relative to this genomic sequence to represent the inferred CDS: deleted 1 base in 1 codon; substituted 1 base at 1 genomic stop codon) — protein sequence MVAEKKTKKLLGSINSRLQLIIKSGKXMLRYKQTLKMFRQGKGKLVILANKCPALWKREIEYYTMLAKTGGDHYHGNNIELGGFPGGAWVPCTLAITDPGDSDIIRRMPERTGQKKIMHIFSSVKLSKL from the exons ATGGTGgctgaaaagaagacaaaaaagttGCTGGGGTCAATCAACTCTAGGCTCCAACTCATTATAAAAAGTGGAAAGTAAATGCTG AGGTACAAGCAGACTTTGAAAATGTTCAGACAAGGCAAAGGGAAACTGGTCATCCTTGCCAACAAATGCCCAGCATTGTGGAAACGTGAAATAGAGTACTACACCATGTTGGCCAAAACTGGTGGAGACCACTACCATGGCAATAATATTGaattggggggcttccctggtggtgca TGGGTACCGTGCACACTGGCTATTACTgacccaggtgattctgatatcaTTAGAAGAATGCCAGAACGGACTGGTCAAAAGAAAATCatgcatattttttcttcagttaaacTGTCCaaa TTGTGA